The Neodiprion pinetum isolate iyNeoPine1 chromosome 5, iyNeoPine1.2, whole genome shotgun sequence genome segment GGGATTTAACGGATGCTGGACGTCACCTCGACGTTCCTCACGCCACTAAATGGATGGCGAAGGTAAATTTAACGAAACTCGTAACagcaaagaaataaattttaaacaaatgttgaccagttttattttaattttgtcattaattgaaaaagtaagtCCCATAATTTGTACTAATTCCAGGTCACTGTTATTTTCTCAGCAGTACAATGTCAcggaaattcttgaaaatttttactttctcaTTAATTTCACCGAAGCAAGTTCATCTTATCCCCTACTCTCAAGGTTCTGCAGTACAACGTTCCtagtggaaagaaaaatagaggACTGGCCGTTGTCTACGCGTTCAAAAAGCTTGCGACCCATGATCAGCTCACTGAAGAGAACGTCAGACTGGCAAGAATTTTGGGCTGGTGCGTCGAGTTGGTATGTCGTGCACTCATTCGTATATTGGCTATCTTCTAAGGTAAATCCGGCAGCTCAAACACAGTGGTGAGCTAAGACAAAAAGTAACAGCTCAACACCAGCACTATTATTTATGTGGTTCATGACTCACAATTTTGGCTATGCATGAATAACTGGCGTGGCTTATATATAATTACACATAATTCCCAGAGTTCTTAGCAATGGCGCAGTCATTGTATTAGTTTGTTTTATTTGACTTATTACACTGGTACAACATGCGAATTTCACGTGCATGATAGCATGTTAGTAATTACCTCATGGAAGATAATCGTAATACAAGGTAGCAGGTTCGGTGCGTTATTTCTAATATTTCTCTTGGTTCTTAAGACTTTAAAAACGAAGGGTAGAGTTGCAAAAGTTACACgttcaatttctttcaacgTTGTCATATATTTAAGactattaaatatttattaccatTAGCTAAAAATGTTGGAATCATTAGTCAGCAAGTATTTTTGAAATCTACTCTTCAATTTGTGATTACAAATAAACCGAATCGCATTTAAAAactcaataaatatataacgtGTGTATTACTAATATTTGCTTGATTTGGGAAGCGAGAAATTAGTCATATTTACTCGATATGCTTCTGCTTCACATGTGATTGCATGCTTTTAATTTAACACAAATAATCTTGTAACGTTGGATGGCAGTTTTACgtcttgttgaaaaaaaaaaaataaataaaaaacaaaaagaaattaacaaacaaatattttacatctgTAAGTTGCAGAggtggaaatattttacgtGAGAATTCAACAGTTATTTGATCCGTTGGGGCAGTCTCAATTTATGTCAACGGATTTCATGCGTATACATTGATTTTACCAGcgtatacaatttttcaaaggaGACTGAATACACGTATCGTCGACTGTTTTCTACCAGGGCAAGTGACGGCACTGTCTCTCACACAATGTCaccaatcatttttatttttattttttttaaacttacaTTGTCGTTCAAATGAGAGATGCTAGCGGTGCCAATGTAATTCTGCATAAAATACTATATACTGTATTGTTCCGAATATAAATGATGGTTTTATTGTTGTTAACATGACCCCTAAAAATCGTCATCAACTTATACGCTGGGTTGACTTGTATTcggaattttcagaaaatttaccTTACAAactgaaattcttttttatgaATAGTTCAATCATTAAATTAGACCAATGGAATTCAcgcttcgatatttttatctaCCTACGTCCCATTGATAAATATaactcttgaaaaaaaaattcaattcacaaATTAATATGCAAATATACTGTTgcgatatcttttttttttttctttttttttctttattagtTTACTTATGTTCAGTACCTAAAAAACAGTCCTGAAATATGCAGTCCGAAAACTAGGAGTTGACTAATATTGGGAACAATACGATATTGATGGGGCTTTCCACGTGAACTCAGTAAATTCAGTTGATCAtgacattttttgatttcatcaAGGATTTTTCCTATGCGACGTGCGGTGTGCGAAAACCTCTCccaaaagttttcaaattatttgaatcGCTTGTCTTTAAtctatcaatttttaaacccATCTCAACAacatctgttttttttttttttaaataagcaATCGAGAATCGTAGATGCGTTAGGTTTTATAATAGATTTCGAACAGGTacgcaaataaaaaaagaccTTCAAAGAAGcagcaaaaattattttaaaaaatatcaaaatcgttCTTCCACTCTGAATCTTGGGTGTAAATGTTTTGTTGCGAAAAtggaatgtttttttcttcttgtctAAAACAAACCGATTTGGGTGTTTTTCAGatagatttaaaaattcataggaTAAATAcgagtgattgaaaaaatttgaaaagattttcaGGGGTTGTACTAACAAAGGAAAAATTCTTGatgaaatcgaaaaatgttacaaTCAACCGTTAACTACGAGTTTACATGGAAAGCCCTTTAAATATTAAACCTGATCCGTATATTATTGGGAAAGGCTTTGCAGTGTGTGATTGTTCTATTTGCAAGTCCAAGAAATATCGATTTTCTCTTCATCGGCTTATCAATTATTTGGGTTCAGCTATCTTTGTTTATTGGAGCCAATCATGAATCACTATGTCATATGGTGTGTCATATATGTTGctattagtttttttttcttcaccgtgTCCTTACgagtatttttattcgttcttTCATTATAGTAATTATGATGATGTTATCGCTAAAGCTAAGAATCCACTACGTAGAGTTTATTTATACTTTACAATGTGTAGAGAATGTTATTTCATATTGTCACCGATGATAAGGCATCGATTACACTCTTACTTCAAATAACGCCAcgcaagtttttaaatttaattttagtttCCTTTAGAATCATCGGGTTTTTCTGGTCAACTCGATAAGTGTGAGGGAAATAAATGTAATCATTTTAATGCCACGCGACAAGCCTCTCATGCATCATTTTATTCACAAAGTTTGTCTAAAtacgagtttaaaaaaataataacattgaACACAAGtgatgaaaagaagaaatttttttattcaatttttctcttggCTGAAAAGCGGCAGTAAATTGTGACCCGATTGTTATGATGATTGGGGTCGTTGTGTGTCTGTCTAGTACCAAGCATTTTTCCTGGTGGAAGATGACATTATGGACGGTGCGACTACCAGACGTGGTCAACCCTGCTGGTACCGTCAAAACAACATAGGTTTGTCGGCGATCAACGACGGACTTTTACTGGAACAGTCTATATTCCAGCTGCTTCGTACACATTTCAAGGATAAAGCGTGCTATTTGAATCTAGTTGAGGTATTCCACGAGGTGAGTGAACCGTTTCTGCAGAATTATATCACTTCAGATTGAAGCAGCGGAACAAATCTTCGTCTTCCAGCAAACATGATTCGCCCTGCTTCACGGATGAActtttccgatttttcaagACTTTTTTCATATGtcgtacaatttcaaaaatcattaaatatgtaattaataacaaatttcAGAATATATTGAAAACTACTATGGGTCAGACTCTCGATTTGATCTCAACCCATTTTGGCCAGAAGCCTAAGCTGGAGCTATTTACAATGGACCAATACAATGCGATAGTTAAATATAAAACTGCttattattcttttgtcaTGCCAGTTTCTCTCGCCATGTACTTTGTGAGTATTTTGGACTTTTATATTTGgtaaagattttttatttgtttttttccatgGATTCTCAGTGTACTTAGCACCCACGTTAGCCATCTGagcctttttcttttttcctaaaTATAACAGGCTGGTATTACGGATCCTGAAATGCACAGACAAGCGAAAACGATTCTGCTTGAAATGGGTCACTTTTTCCAAGTTCAAGATGACTTTTTAGACTGTTATGGAGATCCTGAGGTGACAGGAAAAATCGGCACTGATATACAGGACGGCAAATGTTCGTGGTTGGCGGTAGTTGCATTACAACGTGCGACGCCTGCTCAGAAAAAGATACTAGAAGTGAGTAATGAAAGAGAACAATTACACAACTTATGCATAAAgcgattttcaaagtttttctaTGAATTACAAAAGCAGCATATTAAAGGAGTATgaattattttgcaattttaggAATGCTATGGTTCAAGCGATCCAGCCAAAGTCGACAGAGTAAAACAATTGTATAACAGTTTGGGTTTACAAACTACGTACTCCGTATACGAAGAGGAAAGTTACAACTTGATGAATACTCATATTCAACAAATATCACGCGGTCTTCCGCACgacttatttttcaaatttctcgaGAAAATATACCGCAGAGACAGTTAAATTGAGGTCCCAAATCTTACgggctcattttcattttaaatctAATAATTTGCTGTTGCAAAGTATATGCTATACCAAATTGACTTATATATGTTATGTAAAATCATTAATTGATTACAGTGTATACATGTTATCTTTAGTAGGTATTTATCAAAACTATTTTCACATTCGTAATTTAgtgcagtaaaaaaaaaaatcacgtgcTTTGGCTCTTGGCCCATATCAGTATTTTTGGTGATGAATTATCGATGGgaaaacaacaaattattGATATTGTTCCAAACGAAATTCTTAATCATTTTGCAACATTTctgttttcaaagttttgtaCCTGCTGCTTTTCGAAGATAATTCTGAATCGAATTACCACAGATTAATATAAAGCCTACAAAGATTTCTTGTTTATTTTAACCGTcaaattatgatttttccgACTCATTTATTCAAAGAAGGCATTCGGAGAAAACATGGATTATGTGCCAAGAagatttaatcattttttatacaaaaaatcgCAAGTGAAACGTGAAGCAGAAGAAACATGTTATCAATAGGAGAATTTGAAAGTTTAAAAtacattgataattttatcatGGAAAGATAATGTATGCGAGGATCAAAtccgataaaataaaatttaatgataCACCAGCACACGAGACACTTACGAGTGTTTAGTTTTGTTGtggaaaatgagaaaatatctGATGTCTATATTTTATAGCTTTTTTAAATTCGTAGCAGCTTTTGACTTATAAATTGTAAACCCGTTCAATCAAACTCAACATTCCAACTCAAATTCCATTCATTAGCAAAGTACTTCCACTTACATGAtgaatattccattttttaagGAACTTTTTATGGCACGCATACGTATGAATGAAGAATGAATAGATAAAACCATCAGAACACCGAGCATTATGCTAGACCTTCccttattaaaattaatcgtACATTCCACTTGTATTGAACGCATGCTATACTACGGGATGCGCATAATCCTAAATTGAACTTATGATACAAGTATTGAAAAACTTAATgatgtaataattaaaaaacaagaaaaccaAAATCAAACGCCTTGCGCAATAATTTCATACAATTGATGGGGCGAATAATGCTACAACTATTAACAAAATTAATGATATatcgattaaaaaaacaagaaaaacagGAACAAACAAtcacaaaaatgatttcacaTAGTTTATAATGTGAATATTGATACAAGTATTGAAGACGTTTAACATGCAATGATTAAAAACAAGAGTAACAGGGACGATCAATTTGCAAAATGATTTCACGTAgtttataaaatgaataatcataaaaatatcgaagaaaTTTCAGGTACTATAATTAAAAGGCTAGAAAAACTGGAACAAACGATTTGCAAAACGGTTTCATAGAGTTTGTAAGGTGAACAATGTACTTTCACATATATTTTGATAGGTACCTATTGTAAATACAATACCATACGTGCAAATATCTTGAATGCGTTATGAgaacaaaataaatcaaaattatataAGCATTCAGTCTTTGCAAACTATTATTCTATTTTCCctaatatcatttttattcgttcaactgaacgaaattttttaataatccgTGACAGGCTTCTTAAGTCTTGTACGTATGTATTGATCAtattatttgcattttttgtaATCTGATGATGCTCTGTTTTCCTGTAATCACTATTTTCATGCGAGTTTGCTCAGTTTCTTTATTCGGTTGAAACAGGTGTTTCTTTCGTCGTATTTAAGGCATAcagtgacattttttttaccccaagAAACCCATGATACTGTTATTCCATCAAATAATAGGTGGGTAAATCGTATTTTCTTTGAtggaaaatttgtttgaacATCTGTTATACGTATTTATTTGTGCAAAGTCAGTACAAATGTTTATAGCATTAAGAAAAATGGACAAATTaacggttgaaaaatgaacCCACGAATACtgaaacatattttcaaccagCAGCAATTCAAAAGTTCCAAAGTTACAAACATGAGGATATCATAGTAATTTTCTGTAACTGTACTAATATTAAGGTACGCATCACATTTTATGTATCAATGTTAATAACTAGCAgttctttttttgtaaagtTTTAACAATAATTGCAACTTCCATGCATTTCTAAGACGTAAATACATAAGAGTTATTCGTTGAGGAATGAGAAAATATCATGTTTGTGATTAATTTAACTCatatcaatttgtttttttttttttatcttttgtaTTATAGTACAAAAGTGGACaggcatgtgtatatatgtatatatgttatcattttttttttttttgaaaaaatgtacaaacaAATCTAATTAAATTACCTTACGATCAATACGACAATGTACCTACATTCTTATGTACCGGCATTAAGTTTGATTTTTGTATATAGTATTGCACGACATAGTACGTTACAAACAAGAGAGTTGAAGCTTTACACTGACCACAATTTCACACAAATAATCTATTTGAACTTAATTATTTTGCCGCGTGATAATTGATCATGTGTGAGTTTCACCGAACGTGAGATTTCTTATCATAagtttgtattattttttatacatgacTTTTACTCGTCATTAAATTCACAATATAGACTAGTTGCATTAAACTGATAAGGACAGATATACATAATACAGTTAATTGCTATTTGTGTTTAGCGATTAATAAAACgtttatgtataatttcacGAATATGACTTGTTTCcgtcgttatttttttatttaattatggTATTAGTACAAGTTTTACGTGAATCAGTGATACTGAATTTTGCAGTGATACCTTGCCTATACTTTTATGATAATTACCGTTATCAACACGCACAAAATTACACACGTTATACGTGGAAGTAATGTACAATAGCGGTTTTAAACAAAGTCAGAATTAAACGGCGGTCACACAATTCGTTATATTCCATTCTGATGGACCATCTTCGCAGATCTTGAGATAAAATCTGAAAACTATTAggtacataaatatgtatatttttgagCCGTATAACTCAGTGGTATATTATTACTAGATAGCATCAATTGTTGTAAGCACTAAGCTGCAAATACACAGATAATTTTGCATAGAAAAACACTTATCACAATATTGAAGTGTTGAATTATAATCACACGCTTGCGAAAATTAGCAACAATAATCATtagattataaatatttttagtaataatatGCAATACGTATATGTTTGTTATATTGCACTGCAACCATAAAACGTAACTGAAAAGATTTGAACGCGAACTTCTAGAACTAACATTCGTGTAACTTGTAAGTTTTCACGTTTACATGTCGTTGAATACTTAAAATTATGCCAATAatctattaaaatttttcctttatttGGTTATTTATCAAAGCTCAGATGTATCGTTTACTAATTTTTACCGAAACTTTGCTCAAAGAATTTAAATAtatgattgataaaaatattgtaggATAGTCGTACAAATGATTGCAACGAGATATCATTGCATACTCGCGGTTAACGATTTTACTGATTTTCAGTAATATATGATAAacagaaaaatacatatctatGCGTTAAATCTTAATCCAGAATTCAATGTCGctctaaaaataataaaacacatATTGACACTGGGTTTTCTGGAACATTCTGTAATCACAGAGCTCCGTCTCGATATGTTATCAGACAATTAAAACCCTACCGCTAAGTAAACAGGTAAATTATTTATCTACCATTTTGGACAACGGCAAGGTATTCAAACAGATCACCACATGCTGTAGTCAGTATCGTCTTGGTCAAAGGTCATGAAGAAACCGAGCAGAGTTAAGTATACCACTACGTTTCCCACCAAGGTCAAGTAGCACGCGCCCCACTTTATCTGAAATAACAATTCACAGGCAAAAAATTTAGATGAATACATCttaccttgtaattttttttcagcagttCAATAATCAGTTTTCTCTCAATACAAGCTTGGCGTTCGAGATATAATTATCAAGTGTTTTAAATTGGCAAACTTACCGTTGGGTCATTCTCTGGTGAACGTGCTAACACAATAGGCAGAGCAAAGGATGATACGACGAATCCCATCGTAACGAAGATTGCCAATTCGAGGCAAGGATTGCTACTACTTCCGGAATCCTCAGTGTAACGTCTCGCTATCAATGTTGGAATTGGTGATAAGATGTAGAATAATACTACAAAGAGGGGCCACCATGCtctgaaatatattcaatgtagattctatttttaaagtattttgaatattattttcctcAGCTTTGAAAGTAACTCAATTTCGATAATTACTGTAAAGActtatattttacattttcaaccaggcattttcaacgaaatctcaaattatttttaaacaagcTGTATTCACGAATGATGCttgatttctgaaaattttgccAGGTAACTAATAATGTATTAAAAGTATTGAAAACTTATTGGTTCAACTTACTGGTATGCTGGAAGTGCGCAGCCCAAGATAACAAATGTCATGCCGATTGAACCGGCAAATGCCAAAGTGATCAACCTGAGCCccaataatttaaaaattaattttacctTAACATTTGACAGAGCATTGAGACTGTATTCTTTAAATGATTATGGTAAAAATAGAATTAATACTTACGCTATTAACCAAATATACCATCGGGCAAAGTACATGAAACAGACAtaagaaaaatagaatttattaaTCTGAATACTTTGAAGTTAGGATTTTTGGGAATGGTCGGGGCATCAATTAATTCATTGCTACATTGGTCTATGTGATATGTGATATTGTCTCTTACAGTTAAAtagactgaaaaaaattaagttatCATAAGAAATAGGATTAACCGAGTATGGAagatttttacacattttacgAGGTGTTGTCGAGACATCCTACATTTCAAAACGACAATGATATTGGCAAATAATTTTCTCTATTTGGAAGATATTTAAAATTCGCAAACCATTACTGATTGAAAATAGGTACAAAGTTCAACCAATAAAAGCTGGAATTAGTAGACTAAgaggttgaaaataaaatagttcTGTTGCTAGTTGTAAGGATTAGAACTTAATGCGAGCAAAGATACGAGGCAAAGTGATTTTGGTTTCTTGTTGAATGAAAGGTCAAGATATAGGCAAAACCTACTTTTTATCATAGCACTTTTGTTAAATTGACGTAATATTACAACTTGTCGGAATTGATTAATGACGCATGGAGAGAAAAGTTCGAAGAAAAGGGAAGGACACGAAAATCAATGAGCTGCAATTTCTAATCCAGTTATGATTGTGTTAGAAAGGCAGCGAACAAAAGAGACGTGAATACACGGAGTCCGCTGACAAGTGTTGAGGTTATGTGTCAACCCAATGTTATTTACTCATGTTTATGATTAGTCGATTAGAATACGATTTCTGTACGTCATCTACTCGAAAGGAAGAAGATAATTGCATATATTTGATAATCGAGATATTTATCACCTTTGATTCCTGCCATTGTTTGACGCAatccttttttcaaattattgttcTTGAAATCCTACTCCATTTAGGAATTATCAAGCAGCAAGATGACAGCCAAGTCCTGAATATGGCTGCAAATGACTCACCAGCTCATCCATTTTTTAAGATAACTGAAGATAAAACACTTTTGATTTGAAAACGTGGCCACATTTTTGATATTACGATGTATAGTGTTTGGGGTTTCTTATTAACAAGAATTTCTATAGTAGATTGGATCTCCTTTAGCAAGGAGTAATTcccgtataatattatttgaacACTATTATAATCCGCtggattaattaataaaatgcTTTTATAGCTCTGTTTGTAGTCgatgtgaatttaaaaaaaattgaagaacagGCTCCTCATTTCATTTACATGaaaccatcaaaataaatcttTGTTTATGGTGAAATTTGCTAGTATAAATTTCATACTCAAAATTTCTCGTATTTTATAGTTCTCAGATATCGgcaatttcaaattatagTTATGTCAAGATTTAagattttcttgaattttgaatggaCGTCGGAAAGCCTCAgattagaataatttttcgatctaTGTTCAAATTTCCAGCATTTCGATAAATCGCATCAGGTTTTACTGCAGATGTATGAGAACTGTTGAAGCTGTACCCAGTTTTCcaatatacaataaatatgACCTGAATGGGTGCGTTTGTTTAGCTTCCCAACTAATACCTATAAAAAACGAAGCATTTAATTGACGGGTCGTTTATAAAACAACAATTGTAACCTAATGATCGTTTATGTACACactttacatacatacataatactTAGAGCATGTGTATGTATGCAACACAGATACAATATGCTCATTGCTCTAACAATAAGGTATAAAATGACGTGCGGCATCAGTAACGACTGGTAACGACACTGAACTGCGTGGCTGTGACACGAAACGAGTTATAGCCAATgaccaatgatttttttttctgtccgCTAAGAAATTTAACGAAAGTCAACGAATGACTGATTACCGCCAGTAATTACCGCGAATTCGGTTTGCAGTCATTCCACGTATGAGACataataaatatgaatttttctgaaGTGCTCCGGTGATTATTTGCACTGTTTTTCAGATTGTTCTATTTTTGATCAAGCACGCGTATAGGCAGATGTGTGCTTATTAAAGGTGGATATTACACGACTTATAAGATAAACCTATTAATCATATTCATCGGTTTTCAACCTCTCATGAACAGAATTACTCCGAATATGCAATATTCGATTACCGAATActatgaaaaatgtttaatcaCAGTTTCTGAATAGTCAGTTCGGGATTTCACCGGAGTAAAACAAATCCAAAAATTGCAATTGCGTTATAAAACTTGATGAAAGTTATATGACTGTGCAGAATCGAATATAGGAACAATTTGAGATGGGTTCGCGAACGCGAATAAGCGGCCATGACAGATGTGAGTGGAGGATGTTCATTGGGTTAGCTGGCTGTCTGTGACTCGTGTTAGTTGCGAAGGGGGATCGTGATTGTAACGTTTGCATTTTTTTCCcaagtttattaaaaaaaaataagatatgAGTGATCCTAAGAGGTAAGCGTATTGAATAATACAATGGTATTAAGTCCGGTTTCAGCAGGTCGTATTTTCGATAATATGTACACGATATCATCCGATCGGTTActattttttccaataccCTCAATTCACGGCCTCTACGCTTCCAAATTTTACGTTGTCATCATGTCGACGCCGACTCAAGTTTAACGAATTTCTTATACTTTCTATTCTCCCAATTCGCCCGGCTCTTTGTAAAGGTATTCATTATTTCACAATACGGATTAAATTTTGGCTTATTTTCGTGCCGTTTTATACCCATTTATCTTATTTACACCTGCGGACCGTGCGGTCATGGCCGCACAGCAGGCGTAACATGACAAAGGATTTttcgatgaaacaaaaatttgacgtgACAAAAAATTAAGCTCAAGTGGACAGAGACTAACTAGGAAGTCATTAATACAGTTTTGGAATTCCTACGTATTTCTCATTGTCAAATTGCTCGTATATTCAATCCTGTTTCACagtcattattgttattattattcctgtTAATATTACTGTTATAATAACCTACGTTATCACAATTGCTGCAATTACTACTCGACGATCACTTTGATCATTTATTATGATAgttaacatttttcaacctttCTGCAATTTGTCCTTAAAGGATGTATTGTATATTCACGTAGGAATAACTTTTTATTTAGTATCAAAATACCTCGAATCTTGTCTGTATATACTTGCCTTATTTCGTTTCCTACCctgaaagtagaaaaaaaaaatagactcatattgaatttttttctattatcgCTCTTGgtcccaaaattttttatctgtgTTACCATTGTGTGAGTCTCATCTCGATGATGACATGTTATATTGAAAGTAATCAATTTTGAGTCCACTTTTTAGTCAttctaaaataaattaaattctaAAGATCACAGAATATCTGTTTCTCAAAACCTGTTAAAACTCGCCGATTTTGTAGTATGTTATTTAAAGTTGTTTTTTATGGCTTCAGCTATTTTCCCCACTTCTGACGCACTGATCggaagaaaaatcatttctatttTAAACTCCATGACATGCATAAAGTATTTACTTTCAATTGCGCGATGGGATTGGAAATGTGTATTACTGATTGCTATATCTTActgtaatttatattaatcatTAGAATTATTTTAGAACAATGTGCTCAAGGTAGAGAAATGAAAGTCAGTTTCAAAAACTTAGAACCTATTAGGAATACAATCTCTTCATAACGGGCAGAcacaaattaaataataaatatacacataatgAAATTTGATTGTAGACAAAAGTCTTAGAGTATTGAAGTATCTTGAGAATATAGTCAGTATTATGATTGGG includes the following:
- the LOC124219484 gene encoding farnesyl pyrophosphate synthase isoform X1; this encodes MSSSVQRCSAFLNNTLRKSLQHSIGNNSTSASLNIRSRINDVTKHLIQQSRAASSHSVNTVTQARSRTVTSRDESREMMAVWPDVVRDLTDAGRHLDVPHATKWMAKVLQYNVPSGKKNRGLAVVYAFKKLATHDQLTEENVRLARILGWCVELYQAFFLVEDDIMDGATTRRGQPCWYRQNNIGLSAINDGLLLEQSIFQLLRTHFKDKACYLNLVEVFHENILKTTMGQTLDLISTHFGQKPKLELFTMDQYNAIVKYKTAYYSFVMPVSLAMYFAGITDPEMHRQAKTILLEMGHFFQVQDDFLDCYGDPEVTGKIGTDIQDGKCSWLAVVALQRATPAQKKILEECYGSSDPAKVDRVKQLYNSLGLQTTYSVYEEESYNLMNTHIQQISRGLPHDLFFKFLEKIYRRDS
- the LOC124219484 gene encoding farnesyl pyrophosphate synthase isoform X4; protein product: MSEAASSHSVNTVTQARSRTVTSRDESREMMAVWPDVVRDLTDAGRHLDVPHATKWMAKVLQYNVPSGKKNRGLAVVYAFKKLATHDQLTEENVRLARILGWCVELYQAFFLVEDDIMDGATTRRGQPCWYRQNNIGLSAINDGLLLEQSIFQLLRTHFKDKACYLNLVEVFHENILKTTMGQTLDLISTHFGQKPKLELFTMDQYNAIVKYKTAYYSFVMPVSLAMYFAGITDPEMHRQAKTILLEMGHFFQVQDDFLDCYGDPEVTGKIGTDIQDGKCSWLAVVALQRATPAQKKILEECYGSSDPAKVDRVKQLYNSLGLQTTYSVYEEESYNLMNTHIQQISRGLPHDLFFKFLEKIYRRDS
- the LOC124219484 gene encoding farnesyl pyrophosphate synthase isoform X3, producing the protein MGHRIRAASSHSVNTVTQARSRTVTSRDESREMMAVWPDVVRDLTDAGRHLDVPHATKWMAKVLQYNVPSGKKNRGLAVVYAFKKLATHDQLTEENVRLARILGWCVELYQAFFLVEDDIMDGATTRRGQPCWYRQNNIGLSAINDGLLLEQSIFQLLRTHFKDKACYLNLVEVFHENILKTTMGQTLDLISTHFGQKPKLELFTMDQYNAIVKYKTAYYSFVMPVSLAMYFAGITDPEMHRQAKTILLEMGHFFQVQDDFLDCYGDPEVTGKIGTDIQDGKCSWLAVVALQRATPAQKKILEECYGSSDPAKVDRVKQLYNSLGLQTTYSVYEEESYNLMNTHIQQISRGLPHDLFFKFLEKIYRRDS
- the LOC124219484 gene encoding farnesyl pyrophosphate synthase isoform X2, which encodes MLDVTSTFLTPLNGWRRSLLFSQQYNVTEILENFYFLINFTEASSSYPLLSRFCSTTFLVERKIEDWPLSTRSKSLRPMISSLKRTSDWQEFWAGASSWYVVHSFVYWLSSKYQAFFLVEDDIMDGATTRRGQPCWYRQNNIGLSAINDGLLLEQSIFQLLRTHFKDKACYLNLVEVFHENILKTTMGQTLDLISTHFGQKPKLELFTMDQYNAIVKYKTAYYSFVMPVSLAMYFAGITDPEMHRQAKTILLEMGHFFQVQDDFLDCYGDPEVTGKIGTDIQDGKCSWLAVVALQRATPAQKKILEECYGSSDPAKVDRVKQLYNSLGLQTTYSVYEEESYNLMNTHIQQISRGLPHDLFFKFLEKIYRRDS
- the LOC124219484 gene encoding farnesyl pyrophosphate synthase isoform X5; translation: MLDVTSTFLTPLNGWRRFCSTTFLVERKIEDWPLSTRSKSLRPMISSLKRTSDWQEFWAGASSWYVVHSFVYWLSSKYQAFFLVEDDIMDGATTRRGQPCWYRQNNIGLSAINDGLLLEQSIFQLLRTHFKDKACYLNLVEVFHENILKTTMGQTLDLISTHFGQKPKLELFTMDQYNAIVKYKTAYYSFVMPVSLAMYFAGITDPEMHRQAKTILLEMGHFFQVQDDFLDCYGDPEVTGKIGTDIQDGKCSWLAVVALQRATPAQKKILEECYGSSDPAKVDRVKQLYNSLGLQTTYSVYEEESYNLMNTHIQQISRGLPHDLFFKFLEKIYRRDS
- the LOC124219488 gene encoding leptin receptor overlapping transcript-like 1 isoform X1; this translates as MAGIKEYSLNALSNVKVKLIFKLLGLRLITLAFAGSIGMTFVILGCALPAYQAWWPLFVVLFYILSPIPTLIARRYTEDSGSSSNPCLELAIFVTMGFVVSSFALPIVLARSPENDPTIKWGACYLTLVGNVVVYLTLLGFFMTFDQDDTDYSMW
- the LOC124219488 gene encoding leptin receptor overlapping transcript-like 1 isoform X2 yields the protein MYFARWYIWLIALITLAFAGSIGMTFVILGCALPAYQAWWPLFVVLFYILSPIPTLIARRYTEDSGSSSNPCLELAIFVTMGFVVSSFALPIVLARSPENDPTIKWGACYLTLVGNVVVYLTLLGFFMTFDQDDTDYSMW